A window from Aquabacterium sp. NJ1 encodes these proteins:
- a CDS encoding Hsp20/alpha crystallin family protein encodes MSQISRYNPMDELFRGFFVKPMDLPSNVPPQQIKMDVKEQEGAYLVHAEMPGAKKEDIHVEIEGNQVSISSEVKQEKEVKEGERVLRSERYYGQVSRSFQLAHDIDESKASASFNNGVLELTLPKKAASNGKKLTIN; translated from the coding sequence ATGAGCCAAATCAGCCGTTACAACCCCATGGATGAACTGTTCCGCGGCTTCTTCGTCAAGCCGATGGACCTGCCCTCCAACGTGCCGCCGCAGCAGATCAAGATGGACGTGAAGGAGCAGGAGGGCGCCTACCTCGTGCACGCGGAAATGCCCGGTGCCAAGAAGGAAGACATCCACGTCGAGATCGAAGGCAACCAGGTGTCGATCAGCAGCGAGGTCAAGCAGGAAAAGGAAGTCAAGGAAGGTGAGCGTGTGCTGCGTTCCGAGCGCTATTACGGCCAGGTGTCGCGCTCCTTCCAGCTGGCGCACGACATCGATGAGAGCAAGGCCAGCGCTTCGTTCAACAACGGTGTGCTGGAGCTGACCTTGCCCAAGAAGGCCGCTTCCAATGGCAAGAAGCTGACCATCAACTGA
- a CDS encoding MFS transporter → MWAALFKLPRTVWLIGLISLVNDSASDMVYPLVPLYLASVLMAGPRALGLIEGLAEATAALLKLFSGVLVDRTRRARPWVMVGYGLAGFGRPLLALAGSWLWVLLIRLSDRIGKGLRTSPRDALLAGSVVAEHRGLAFGVQRALDNAGAVIGPLVAAAMLGAGMPLQQVFAWALLPALICLVMTFGLKEAPDGRPAPSRRSWHWRGLSGGFKRYLLVVALFTLGNSSNMFLLLRARELGVAQAHVPLLWGLVSVVAMLGAAPLSAWSDKVGRHRLLVGGYAAYGLVYLALAWQARADWSLWLLFALYGLFLAATEGVEKALVADLAEPGQQGTAYGWFNLAAGIMLLPASWCFGWLYQGWSATAAFEFGAACAGLSAVLMAWWVPRSAPPSTT, encoded by the coding sequence ATGTGGGCCGCCCTGTTCAAGCTGCCACGCACGGTCTGGTTGATCGGGCTGATCTCGCTGGTCAACGACAGTGCCAGCGACATGGTCTACCCGCTGGTGCCGCTGTACCTGGCTTCGGTGCTGATGGCCGGGCCGCGTGCGCTGGGGCTGATCGAAGGGCTGGCCGAAGCCACGGCGGCCCTGCTCAAGCTGTTTTCGGGCGTGCTGGTGGACCGCACCCGGCGCGCCAGGCCCTGGGTGATGGTGGGTTACGGCCTGGCCGGTTTCGGGCGACCCTTGCTGGCCCTGGCCGGCAGCTGGTTGTGGGTGCTGCTCATCCGCTTGAGCGACCGCATTGGCAAGGGCTTGCGCACCTCACCGCGTGATGCGCTGTTGGCTGGCAGCGTGGTGGCCGAACACCGCGGGCTGGCCTTTGGGGTACAGCGGGCGCTGGACAACGCGGGCGCCGTGATCGGCCCGCTGGTGGCGGCCGCGATGCTGGGTGCCGGCATGCCTTTGCAGCAGGTGTTTGCCTGGGCCCTGTTGCCCGCCCTGATCTGCCTGGTCATGACGTTTGGCCTGAAAGAGGCGCCAGACGGGCGCCCGGCGCCCAGCCGCCGCAGCTGGCACTGGCGGGGGCTGTCTGGCGGGTTCAAACGTTACCTGCTGGTGGTGGCGCTGTTCACGCTGGGCAATTCGTCCAATATGTTCCTGCTGCTGCGCGCCCGCGAGCTGGGCGTGGCCCAGGCGCACGTGCCCTTGTTGTGGGGCCTGGTGTCGGTGGTGGCCATGCTGGGGGCGGCTCCGCTGTCAGCCTGGTCGGACAAGGTCGGGCGTCACCGCCTGCTGGTAGGGGGGTACGCGGCGTATGGCCTGGTCTACCTGGCACTGGCCTGGCAGGCGCGCGCGGACTGGTCCCTGTGGCTGTTGTTCGCCTTGTACGGCCTGTTCCTGGCCGCCACCGAAGGCGTGGAAAAGGCCCTGGTGGCCGACCTGGCCGAGCCGGGGCAACAGGGCACGGCCTACGGCTGGTTCAACCTGGCCGCGGGCATCATGCTGCTGCCCGCCTCCTGGTGTTTCGGCTGGCTCTACCAGGGTTGGTCGGCCACCGCGGCCTTTGAATTCGGGGCGGCGTGCGCGGGGTTGTCGGCTGTGCTGATGGCCTGGTGGGTGCCCAGGTCCGCCCCGCCATCGACAACCTGA
- a CDS encoding glutathione peroxidase — MTSVYDFEAQTITGEAVKLDQYRGKVLLIVNTASKCGFTPQFEGLEKLWKELGPKGLAVVGFPCNQFGGQDPGDNSEIASFCQLNYGVSFPMMAKIDVNGPNAHPLYQYLVKEAPGILGTKSIKWNFTKFLIGRDGRVLGRYAPTDTPKALMADIDKALAAS, encoded by the coding sequence ATGACCTCTGTTTACGACTTTGAAGCGCAGACCATCACCGGTGAAGCCGTGAAGCTGGATCAGTACCGGGGCAAGGTGCTGCTGATCGTCAACACGGCCAGCAAGTGCGGTTTCACGCCGCAGTTCGAAGGCCTGGAAAAGTTGTGGAAGGAGCTGGGCCCCAAGGGCCTGGCCGTCGTGGGCTTCCCGTGCAACCAGTTTGGCGGGCAGGACCCGGGCGACAACAGCGAGATCGCGTCCTTCTGCCAGCTCAACTACGGGGTGAGCTTCCCGATGATGGCCAAGATCGACGTCAACGGCCCCAACGCCCACCCGCTCTACCAGTACCTGGTCAAGGAAGCGCCGGGCATCCTGGGCACCAAGTCCATCAAATGGAACTTCACCAAGTTCCTCATCGGCCGTGATGGCCGGGTGCTCGGGCGTTATGCCCCCACCGACACGCCCAAGGCCTTGATGGCCGACATCGACAAAGCGCTGGCCGCGAGCTGA
- a CDS encoding ATP-binding protein, producing the protein MPDIRSASPDDTPTPPPAGLADSATWRPANVRRSLPVGVSDTMADDAQRLLDELQLRHDAFEQQGQVMRQLQAALQRAQATNQELALVADRVTDAILICDAQRCISWVNPAFTRLTGFALTECHGQLPEELLSGPHTDPATITRINQVLAQGGSIEKLEVCHHRKDGEPFWVARSVQPVHGPEGQINRYIEVLTDISDKRRADVEHAKRLEAEVALATKVEFLSRMSHSMRSPLNAILGFTQLLDMADDSQLPEAQRRQIGHIHTAGQQLLSLLDQALEYAKLDDKPLGIRPQRVELSVLLREVRAALEDDALAHDITVVVDSQCPAVWADPQHTRAILMNLMSNAIKFSPQGSTIWLQGRVGQEERVGIIEVRDQGFGIEQNDLPRLFQPFTRLDTAPGKPSGNGLGLAVSQRLAELMHGRIDVTSTLGKGSVFALRLPLAEGPGSLRSNVNRGSNEPAVMLPPLRVVHIEDNALNRSLVEAMFAAYPQVRLYSAETAAEGLASIEATHPDVALVDINLPDGSGLDLCRRLRTQPDFKKLPLIALSADALPDHIAKALQTGFSHYLVKPLQINRLLQILAALPSAQASGPTR; encoded by the coding sequence ATGCCAGACATCCGCTCTGCGTCCCCTGACGACACACCTACCCCACCCCCTGCCGGACTGGCCGACTCGGCCACATGGCGCCCCGCCAACGTACGCCGCTCACTACCCGTGGGCGTTTCCGACACCATGGCCGACGACGCACAACGCCTTCTCGACGAACTCCAGCTCCGCCACGACGCATTCGAACAACAAGGCCAGGTGATGCGCCAGTTGCAGGCTGCCCTGCAACGCGCCCAGGCCACCAACCAGGAACTGGCCCTGGTGGCCGACCGCGTCACCGACGCCATCCTGATCTGCGACGCGCAACGCTGCATCAGCTGGGTCAACCCGGCTTTCACCCGCCTGACCGGTTTCGCGCTGACCGAATGCCACGGGCAGTTGCCCGAAGAGCTGCTCAGCGGCCCGCACACCGACCCGGCCACCATCACCCGCATCAACCAGGTGCTGGCGCAAGGCGGCAGCATCGAGAAGCTGGAGGTCTGCCACCACCGCAAGGATGGCGAGCCCTTCTGGGTGGCGCGCTCGGTGCAGCCCGTGCACGGGCCTGAGGGCCAGATCAACCGCTACATCGAGGTGCTGACCGACATCAGCGACAAGCGCCGCGCCGATGTGGAACACGCCAAGCGCCTGGAAGCCGAAGTGGCCCTGGCCACCAAGGTCGAGTTCCTCTCGCGCATGAGCCACAGCATGCGTTCGCCGCTCAACGCCATCCTGGGCTTCACGCAGTTGCTCGACATGGCCGATGACTCGCAACTGCCCGAGGCGCAACGCCGCCAGATCGGCCACATCCACACCGCCGGGCAGCAACTGCTGTCGCTGCTGGACCAGGCCCTGGAGTACGCCAAGCTGGACGACAAGCCCCTTGGCATCCGCCCGCAGCGCGTCGAGTTGTCGGTGCTGCTGCGCGAAGTGCGCGCTGCCCTGGAAGACGACGCCCTGGCGCACGACATCACCGTGGTGGTGGACAGCCAGTGCCCGGCCGTCTGGGCCGACCCGCAGCACACCCGCGCCATCTTGATGAACCTGATGAGCAATGCCATCAAGTTCAGCCCGCAGGGCTCCACCATCTGGCTGCAAGGCCGCGTGGGCCAGGAAGAGCGCGTGGGCATCATCGAGGTGCGTGACCAGGGCTTTGGCATCGAGCAAAACGACCTGCCGCGCCTGTTCCAGCCCTTCACACGCCTGGACACCGCACCGGGCAAGCCCTCGGGCAACGGCCTGGGTCTGGCCGTGTCGCAACGCCTGGCCGAGCTGATGCACGGCCGCATCGACGTGACCAGCACCCTGGGCAAGGGCAGCGTGTTTGCTTTGCGCCTGCCACTGGCCGAGGGCCCGGGCAGCCTGCGCTCCAACGTGAACCGGGGCAGCAATGAACCCGCCGTGATGCTGCCGCCGCTGCGTGTGGTGCACATCGAGGACAACGCCTTGAACCGCAGCCTGGTGGAAGCCATGTTCGCGGCCTACCCGCAGGTGCGGCTGTATTCGGCCGAAACAGCGGCCGAAGGGCTGGCCAGCATCGAGGCCACGCACCCGGATGTGGCGCTGGTGGACATCAACTTGCCGGATGGCTCAGGGCTGGACTTGTGCCGGCGCCTGCGCACGCAGCCCGACTTCAAGAAACTGCCGCTGATCGCACTTAGCGCGGATGCCCTGCCTGACCACATTGCCAAGGCGCTGCAGACGGGCTTCAGCCATTACCTGGTCAAACCGCTGCAGATCAACCGGTTGTTGCAGATCCTGGCGGCACTGCCGAGTGCGCAGGCTTCAGGGCCGACGCGTTGA
- a CDS encoding M14 family murein peptide amidase A, producing MFSRLVKGARARAVWRSARQPAWWLAGLCAVMPLMSPAPAWAMTSVKAPSRPPAKMVPVHATPQAFCQDMTRRLPNLPAAVCAKAQLVPINARSAQGRPLFQRDVISANAHLRVLVIGGIHGDELSSTSLVMHWIKAATETPSNIHWRFVPLMNPDGMLLDRPTRTNARGVDLNRNFPTPNWDKEAPVYWNQRTQKDPRRYPGPKPLSEPESKWLFDEMERWKPNLIVSVHAPYGVLDFDGPTVPPQRLGRLYLDQVGIFPGSLGNYGGVHKKVPVVTIELPSALRTPQEAEIRQMWLDLLRWTAERLGAG from the coding sequence ATGTTTTCCCGACTTGTGAAGGGTGCGCGAGCGCGCGCCGTGTGGCGATCGGCCCGGCAGCCCGCTTGGTGGCTGGCGGGCTTGTGCGCGGTGATGCCGCTCATGTCGCCTGCGCCCGCCTGGGCGATGACCTCGGTCAAGGCGCCCTCCAGGCCGCCGGCCAAGATGGTGCCGGTGCACGCGACGCCGCAGGCGTTCTGCCAGGACATGACGCGGCGTCTGCCCAATCTGCCTGCTGCGGTGTGCGCCAAGGCCCAGTTGGTCCCCATCAACGCCAGGTCGGCGCAGGGGCGCCCCTTGTTTCAGCGTGACGTGATCTCGGCCAACGCGCATTTGCGCGTGCTGGTGATCGGCGGTATCCATGGGGACGAACTCTCGTCCACCTCGCTGGTGATGCACTGGATCAAGGCCGCCACGGAGACGCCTTCCAACATCCACTGGCGTTTTGTGCCCTTGATGAACCCGGACGGCATGCTGCTGGACAGGCCCACGCGCACCAACGCCCGTGGGGTGGACCTCAACCGCAACTTCCCCACGCCCAACTGGGACAAGGAGGCGCCGGTCTACTGGAACCAGCGCACGCAAAAGGACCCGCGCCGCTACCCGGGGCCCAAGCCCTTGTCTGAGCCGGAGTCGAAGTGGTTGTTCGACGAGATGGAGCGCTGGAAGCCCAACCTGATCGTGTCGGTGCATGCGCCCTATGGGGTGCTGGACTTTGACGGCCCGACGGTGCCCCCTCAGCGCCTGGGGCGGCTGTACCTGGATCAGGTCGGCATCTTCCCGGGCAGCCTGGGTAACTATGGCGGGGTGCACAAGAAGGTGCCGGTGGTGACCATCGAGCTGCCCAGTGCCTTGCGCACGCCTCAGGAAGCGGAGATCCGGCAGATGTGGCTGGATCTCTTGCGCTGGACGGCGGAGCGGCTGGGGGCGGGTTGA
- the ruvA gene encoding Holliday junction branch migration protein RuvA yields the protein MIARLTGLLAEKQPPFVLVDVNGVGYEVQVPMSTFYNLPELGAKVTLLTQFIVREDAQLLYGFLTAMERESFRELIKISGVGPRIALALLSGLNSNELAQAVAAQDTSRLVKVPGIGKKTAERLLLELKGKLAPVLATPGFAATSDNQADILQALIALGYSDKEAQLALKALPADVSVSDGIKQALKSLAR from the coding sequence ATGATCGCTCGTCTGACGGGGCTGCTCGCCGAGAAGCAGCCGCCCTTTGTGCTGGTCGACGTCAATGGCGTCGGCTACGAAGTGCAGGTGCCCATGAGCACCTTCTACAACCTGCCTGAGCTGGGCGCCAAGGTCACCTTGCTGACCCAGTTCATCGTGCGCGAGGACGCGCAGCTGCTGTATGGCTTCCTCACGGCCATGGAGCGCGAGTCCTTCCGCGAGCTGATCAAGATCAGCGGCGTGGGCCCGCGCATCGCGCTGGCGCTGCTCTCAGGCCTGAACTCCAACGAGCTGGCCCAGGCCGTGGCCGCGCAGGACACCAGCCGCCTGGTCAAGGTGCCAGGCATCGGCAAAAAAACCGCCGAGCGCCTGCTGCTCGAACTCAAGGGCAAGCTGGCACCGGTGCTGGCCACGCCGGGTTTTGCCGCCACCAGCGACAACCAGGCCGACATCCTGCAGGCCTTGATCGCGCTGGGTTACTCCGACAAGGAGGCGCAACTGGCGCTCAAGGCCCTGCCGGCGGATGTGTCGGTGAGCGACGGGATCAAGCAAGCGTTGAAATCCCTGGCGCGTTGA
- a CDS encoding response regulator transcription factor — protein MKQILLLEDLPEIRVWLKTLALQVFPGAQISEASRIHDALELVNAVRFDVAMVDLGLPDGSGVEVVQALREKQPDVQSVVVTIHDDDDHLFPALQAGAFGYLLKEQSREQLAEQLHRISQGEPPLSPSIARRVIQYFTAQARQQPIQPDTVTPHVQLTDRENEVLLRVAKGFTLPEIGQQLNLSRHTIADYVKQIYRKLNVSSRAEAALEAQRLGLFRR, from the coding sequence ATGAAGCAAATCCTCTTACTTGAAGACCTGCCCGAAATCCGCGTCTGGCTCAAGACCCTGGCGCTTCAGGTGTTTCCAGGCGCGCAGATCAGCGAAGCTTCGCGCATCCATGACGCACTGGAGCTGGTCAACGCCGTGCGCTTTGACGTGGCCATGGTCGATCTGGGGCTGCCTGATGGCTCCGGCGTCGAGGTGGTGCAGGCCTTGCGCGAAAAGCAGCCCGATGTGCAGTCCGTGGTGGTGACCATCCATGACGATGACGACCACCTCTTCCCTGCACTGCAGGCAGGGGCTTTCGGCTACCTGCTCAAAGAGCAGTCGCGCGAGCAACTGGCCGAGCAGCTGCACCGCATCAGCCAGGGCGAGCCGCCGCTGTCGCCCTCGATCGCGCGCCGCGTGATCCAGTACTTCACCGCGCAAGCGCGCCAGCAACCGATCCAGCCTGACACGGTGACGCCGCACGTGCAGCTCACCGACCGTGAAAACGAGGTGCTGCTGCGCGTGGCCAAGGGCTTCACGCTGCCCGAGATCGGCCAGCAGCTGAACCTGTCGCGCCACACGATTGCCGACTATGTGAAGCAGATCTACCGCAAGCTCAATGTGTCTTCGCGCGCCGAAGCCGCACTGGAAGCGCAGCGCCTGGGGCTGTTCCGTCGCTGA